The following coding sequences are from one Xiphophorus couchianus chromosome 7, X_couchianus-1.0, whole genome shotgun sequence window:
- the ermn gene encoding uncharacterized protein ermn isoform X2 → MATNTALSNESKLRADEEEDAQASKILEIINGRTADASKMTEEPEDREVWSMEMGDDSVFYSDEEHAQLDKESANLTGFSGKRCKNPVNSVADGEGNQHMETNPGEKGNLEMKKELNQCIIWTEEEKQKLETFTSKRMHVSDPGESSAESYVTPGKFGKTSGEFVQQNKAATNVDQVRKKEVMTEADTSSQHLFDLLNDDGYIKLNGDAEFSQRLSGADTQKSSDMQSVGDVEAEFLQNPSQAPCPTAGSAEATHDRG, encoded by the exons ATGGCAACAAATACAGCTCTTTCAAACGAATCAAAACTCAGAGctgatgaagaagaagatgcGCAAGCTTCAAAGATACTGGAGATTATTAATGGGAGAACTGCTGATGCCTCAAAAATGACAGAAGAGCCTGAGGACAGAGAGGTTTGGTCAATGGAGATGGGAGATGACTCGGTGTTCTACAGCGATGAGGAGCACGCTCAGTTGGACAAGGAATCTGCCAACTTAACTGGCTTCAGTGGCAAAAGGTGCAAAAATCCTGTTAACAGTGTGGCAGATGGTGAAGGCAACCAACACATGGAGACTAATCCAGGAGAGAAAGGAAACTTGGAGATGAAGAAGGAATTGAACCAGTGCATCATCTGGACTGAAGAGGAAAAGCAGAAGCTTGAGACATTTACTAGTAAAAGAATGCATGTTTCAGACCCTGGGGAATCATCTGCAGAGTCTTATGTCACTCCTGGAAAGTTTGGGAAAACCTCTGGAgagtttgtgcagcaaaataaagcagcaacaaaTG TGGACCAAGTTAGGAAAAAGGAAGTGATGACAGAAGCTGACACCTCAAGTCAACACCTGTTTGACTTACTCAACGATGACGGTTATATAAAGCTGAATGGGGATGCAGAATTTTCTCAAAGACTGTCTGGTGCTGACACCCAGAAATCAAGTGACATGCAGTCTGTGGGAGATGTGGAAGCAGAGTTCCTGCAAAACCCCAGCCAAG CACCGTGTCCTACCGCAGGATCCGCAGAGGCAACACACGACAGAGGATAG
- the ermn gene encoding uncharacterized protein ermn isoform X1: MATNTALSNESKLRADEEEDAQASKILEIINGRTADASKMTEEPEDREVWSMEMGDDSVFYSDEEHAQLDKESANLTGFSGKRCKNPVNSVADGEGNQHMETNPGEKGNLEMKKELNQCIIWTEEEKQKLETFTSKRMHVSDPGESSAESYVTPGKFGKTSGEFVQQNKAATNVDQVRKKEVMTEADTSSQHLFDLLNDDGYIKLNGDAEFSQRLSGADTQKSSDMQSVGDVEAEFLQNPSQGQLNLPGPTKSDCSAFNHLSSSKYSTVSYRRIRRGNTRQRIEEFEFLLTSKK; encoded by the exons ATGGCAACAAATACAGCTCTTTCAAACGAATCAAAACTCAGAGctgatgaagaagaagatgcGCAAGCTTCAAAGATACTGGAGATTATTAATGGGAGAACTGCTGATGCCTCAAAAATGACAGAAGAGCCTGAGGACAGAGAGGTTTGGTCAATGGAGATGGGAGATGACTCGGTGTTCTACAGCGATGAGGAGCACGCTCAGTTGGACAAGGAATCTGCCAACTTAACTGGCTTCAGTGGCAAAAGGTGCAAAAATCCTGTTAACAGTGTGGCAGATGGTGAAGGCAACCAACACATGGAGACTAATCCAGGAGAGAAAGGAAACTTGGAGATGAAGAAGGAATTGAACCAGTGCATCATCTGGACTGAAGAGGAAAAGCAGAAGCTTGAGACATTTACTAGTAAAAGAATGCATGTTTCAGACCCTGGGGAATCATCTGCAGAGTCTTATGTCACTCCTGGAAAGTTTGGGAAAACCTCTGGAgagtttgtgcagcaaaataaagcagcaacaaaTG TGGACCAAGTTAGGAAAAAGGAAGTGATGACAGAAGCTGACACCTCAAGTCAACACCTGTTTGACTTACTCAACGATGACGGTTATATAAAGCTGAATGGGGATGCAGAATTTTCTCAAAGACTGTCTGGTGCTGACACCCAGAAATCAAGTGACATGCAGTCTGTGGGAGATGTGGAAGCAGAGTTCCTGCAAAACCCCAGCCAAGGTCAGTTGAACCTGCCAGGGCCAACGAAATCTGACTGCAGCGCCTTCAACCACCTCTCCTCCTCCAAATACAGCACCGTGTCCTACCGCAGGATCCGCAGAGGCAACACACGACAGAGGATAGAGGAGTTTGAGTTCCTGCTGACGAGTAAAAAATAA